One window of Pectobacterium carotovorum genomic DNA carries:
- the rfaQ gene encoding lipopolysaccharide core heptosyltransferase RfaQ, whose translation MSQRIISYHRILVVKLRYHGDMLLTTPLISTLKANYPDAKIDVLLYQDTMPILSANPEIHQLYGLKRKTGTLLEKIRNFQEVRQKLKQNNYDLIVNLADQWPIALLVKSLGCHSIALDRGDNLKGKIWRSFFSVCVPPMGAHIVEQNLHLLTPLNLPTSNICSTLSLHYRQEDAQSIADQHPTLLTQRYVVIQPTTRQYYKYWDNDKFAQVIDYLKTKNLEVVLTCGPSEDDLNVVRDIHSQCTHKPEMTFAGKTSFLELAALIDNAVLYIGVDSAPMHMAAALNTPLVCLFGPTDYKLWRPWCKHYKQIWAGEYQQMPAQQNYDQTVKYLSCIPAQAVIQASEHMLQEAQEENTK comes from the coding sequence GTGAGTCAACGCATCATCTCTTATCACCGGATTCTCGTGGTGAAGCTCAGATATCATGGCGATATGCTGCTGACCACTCCGCTCATCAGTACGCTGAAAGCCAACTACCCTGATGCCAAAATCGACGTATTGCTGTACCAGGATACGATGCCGATTCTCTCTGCAAACCCAGAGATACATCAGCTCTATGGGCTCAAAAGAAAAACGGGCACGCTTTTGGAAAAGATCCGTAATTTCCAAGAAGTCAGGCAAAAGCTTAAACAAAACAATTACGATCTGATCGTCAATTTAGCTGACCAGTGGCCCATTGCCCTATTAGTAAAATCATTGGGATGTCACAGCATTGCTCTCGATCGGGGCGATAATCTGAAAGGAAAGATTTGGCGTTCATTTTTCAGCGTCTGCGTTCCGCCAATGGGCGCGCATATTGTTGAGCAAAATCTTCATCTCCTCACCCCGCTCAACCTGCCGACGTCAAATATATGCTCGACATTATCACTGCATTATCGTCAGGAAGACGCCCAAAGTATCGCGGATCAACACCCTACACTTTTAACGCAACGCTACGTCGTCATCCAACCCACGACTCGCCAATACTACAAATACTGGGACAACGACAAGTTCGCTCAGGTCATTGACTATCTTAAAACCAAAAATCTGGAAGTCGTTTTGACCTGTGGTCCTTCAGAAGATGATTTAAACGTGGTGCGCGATATTCACTCACAGTGCACGCATAAACCCGAAATGACCTTTGCGGGTAAAACGAGCTTTCTGGAACTGGCTGCGCTAATTGACAACGCCGTGTTGTATATCGGCGTGGATTCCGCCCCAATGCATATGGCCGCCGCATTGAATACGCCACTAGTGTGTCTGTTCGGCCCAACGGACTATAAATTATGGCGTCCATGGTGCAAACACTATAAACAGATTTGGGCAGGTGAATATCAACAAATGCCAGCCCAACAGAATTACGATCAGACGGTCAAATATTTGTCCTGCATTCCAGCACAAGCGGTCATCCAGGCATCAGAACACATGCTGCAAGAGGCGCAGGAAGAGAACACCAAATGA
- a CDS encoding type II toxin-antitoxin system prevent-host-death family antitoxin, translated as MLTLTFSDVRQKFAKVLDTAITQPVTITRRSAPDMVVITAAQFAELQQAKFEASLAKVMSKPKNQALFKDLADK; from the coding sequence ATGTTGACCCTGACCTTCTCTGATGTTCGCCAGAAATTTGCCAAAGTACTGGATACGGCTATTACGCAGCCAGTGACCATTACCCGTCGTTCAGCGCCAGATATGGTGGTCATCACCGCGGCACAGTTTGCAGAGTTGCAGCAAGCTAAATTTGAGGCTTCTCTTGCCAAGGTAATGAGTAAGCCAAAGAATCAGGCGCTGTTTAAGGATCTTGCTGATAAATGA
- a CDS encoding type II toxin-antitoxin system death-on-curing family toxin, protein MIFFLTVDQVIAIHDSQLETYGGLAGFRDIGLVEGMVARVENLHIYQNENDLYVLAASLLLSIARGHGFNDANKRTSVASAMVFLDMNGSSITPSEDFADFVVMAAQGFYDVHTVAEALKKLAD, encoded by the coding sequence ATGATCTTCTTCTTAACCGTTGATCAGGTCATCGCCATTCACGACAGTCAGTTAGAAACGTATGGTGGTTTGGCAGGGTTTAGGGATATTGGCTTGGTGGAAGGCATGGTTGCCCGCGTTGAGAACCTTCACATATATCAGAATGAGAATGACCTGTATGTGCTTGCCGCATCTCTGTTGCTTTCTATAGCACGCGGGCATGGCTTTAATGATGCCAACAAAAGAACCTCAGTCGCATCAGCTATGGTGTTTCTCGATATGAATGGTTCATCAATCACGCCATCAGAAGACTTTGCTGATTTCGTGGTAATGGCAGCGCAAGGGTTTTACGATGTGCATACCGTAGCGGAAGCGTTGAAAAAACTCGCCGATTAG
- a CDS encoding O-antigen ligase domain-containing protein, with product MISLPTVNKYMLNELRYELGKTPSISSAVALKAVFPGCLLTLAIMPFSSIIAGWLFYLTGSLSVFYVATHLRTVIAAKRLLLIPLCLLAIGLTNLIWYHHYYQPDSLFPYVYNAYKTSAHAGILGAFILLTVLHISQKNQRQSLSYIIAISVFALGYAFYQSLFSGMHRIGLVFGTATSAAYFLTFIGALSAQALLKLDSTYKYYLYLGHFLLVTVAILLTETRAAIFVYPLVGATILLSEVRHSKPLFIKALVGSSATLLLCLFLFQETIHQRLNDLITDVHSYSMNNSRTSVGARIAMYHSGIEAGEEALLGQSAEQRAERIIAQAEQKPNLAGAVEFLNVHLHNEVIDAFSLKGLPGAILLVLLYASLFYFSFFVLRSHLSAALLFALLMYGLSDVILYSRDMLIAWLMAFCLGTTLTGKWLKPR from the coding sequence GTGATATCGCTCCCGACTGTGAACAAATACATGCTCAATGAATTAAGGTACGAACTGGGAAAAACGCCCAGCATCAGTTCGGCTGTCGCGCTTAAAGCGGTTTTCCCCGGCTGTTTACTCACATTAGCCATTATGCCATTTAGTAGCATTATTGCTGGGTGGCTTTTTTATCTCACGGGCTCGCTATCTGTTTTTTATGTGGCGACACACTTAAGAACCGTCATCGCGGCTAAGCGGCTGTTACTGATTCCACTTTGCCTGCTGGCTATCGGCTTAACCAATCTCATTTGGTATCACCACTATTATCAACCCGATAGCCTTTTCCCTTATGTGTACAACGCCTATAAAACATCTGCACATGCTGGTATTTTGGGCGCATTTATCCTTCTGACAGTCCTGCATATCTCGCAAAAAAATCAGCGTCAGTCCCTTTCCTACATCATTGCAATCAGTGTATTCGCGCTGGGCTATGCGTTCTACCAGTCACTGTTCAGTGGAATGCACCGTATTGGATTAGTATTTGGTACCGCAACGAGCGCGGCCTATTTTCTTACCTTCATCGGTGCCTTAAGCGCACAGGCACTGCTTAAGCTCGATTCAACCTATAAGTATTATCTCTATCTGGGGCATTTCCTGTTAGTGACTGTCGCCATTCTGTTGACAGAAACTCGGGCAGCCATATTTGTTTATCCCCTTGTTGGCGCGACCATTTTACTGTCAGAAGTCAGACACAGTAAGCCGCTATTTATAAAAGCGCTAGTCGGCTCATCGGCCACGCTTCTCCTGTGTTTATTCCTTTTCCAGGAAACGATTCATCAGCGCCTCAACGATCTGATTACTGACGTACACAGCTATAGCATGAATAACAGCAGAACCTCGGTGGGTGCACGAATCGCGATGTATCACTCAGGTATCGAAGCAGGGGAAGAAGCCTTATTGGGACAATCTGCCGAACAGCGTGCAGAGCGAATCATTGCACAAGCAGAACAAAAGCCGAATTTAGCGGGTGCCGTTGAATTTTTGAATGTCCATCTGCATAACGAAGTGATTGATGCTTTCTCCCTTAAGGGGTTGCCGGGAGCAATATTGCTCGTGTTGCTCTATGCCTCCTTATTTTATTTTTCATTTTTTGTTCTACGCAGTCACCTCTCCGCCGCATTGCTTTTTGCCCTGCTGATGTATGGACTTAGCGATGTCATTCTCTATTCACGAGACATGCTTATTGCGTGGCTTATGGCGTTTTGCCTCGGCACCACGCTGACCGGAAAATGGCTAAAGCCGCGATGA
- the rfaC gene encoding lipopolysaccharide heptosyltransferase RfaC: MRVLIVKTSSMGDVLHTLPALTDAMQAIPGIQFDWAVEEGFAQIPSWHPAVSRVIPVAIRRWRKSWFSAPIRQERAEFTRQLRQYRYDAVIDAQGLIKSALLVTRLANGKKHGLDCKSAREPLASWFYNYRHPISRRQHAVERVRALFAASLNYRKPTERGDYAIASRFLSQSPADANRYLVFLHATTRDEKHWPEAQWRELISLLAPSGLHIKLPWGAEHEHQRALRLAEGFPHVEVLPRLTLQQVAEVLAGASAVVSVDTGLSHLTAALDRPNITLYGPTDPGLIGGYGMNQVVEMSESQKMETIPASLVHQKLEKLIYTK; this comes from the coding sequence ATGAGAGTGCTGATCGTGAAAACGTCGTCGATGGGCGATGTGCTGCACACCTTGCCAGCCTTAACTGATGCAATGCAGGCTATTCCCGGTATCCAATTCGATTGGGCGGTTGAAGAAGGTTTCGCACAAATCCCCAGTTGGCACCCGGCGGTTTCCCGCGTCATTCCAGTGGCGATACGCCGCTGGCGCAAAAGTTGGTTCAGTGCCCCGATACGTCAGGAACGTGCAGAATTTACGCGACAGCTACGCCAGTACCGCTATGATGCGGTTATTGATGCACAAGGGCTGATAAAAAGCGCGCTGCTGGTTACGCGACTCGCCAACGGAAAAAAACACGGATTGGATTGCAAAAGCGCGCGCGAGCCGCTGGCAAGCTGGTTTTATAACTATCGCCACCCAATAAGCCGCCGACAACATGCTGTCGAGCGCGTGCGGGCGCTGTTTGCCGCCAGCCTGAACTATCGGAAACCCACCGAGCGTGGCGATTATGCGATTGCCTCACGCTTCCTCTCTCAGTCGCCCGCAGACGCCAACCGCTATCTGGTGTTTCTCCACGCCACGACGCGTGATGAAAAACACTGGCCGGAAGCGCAATGGCGTGAACTGATTTCCCTATTAGCACCGAGTGGGCTACACATCAAACTCCCTTGGGGAGCGGAGCATGAGCACCAGCGTGCATTGCGACTGGCGGAAGGCTTTCCACACGTTGAAGTCTTACCACGCCTTACGCTGCAACAGGTTGCCGAGGTACTCGCGGGCGCCAGCGCGGTTGTCTCCGTCGATACCGGGCTTAGCCACCTGACAGCAGCGCTGGATCGTCCGAATATCACCCTATACGGACCAACCGACCCAGGGCTGATTGGCGGCTACGGGATGAATCAAGTGGTGGAAATGTCTGAAAGCCAGAAAATGGAGACTATTCCCGCTAGCCTCGTCCATCAGAAATTAGAGAAGCTGATATACACTAAATAA
- the rfaF gene encoding ADP-heptose--LPS heptosyltransferase RfaF, translating into MKILVIGPSWVGDMMMSHSLYRTLKAEHPEAVIDVMAPAWCRPLLARMPEVNQALAMPLGHGALELGERRRLGVSLRDAGYDRAYVLPNSFKSALVPFFANIPQRTGWRGEMRYGLLNDVRVLDKTAFPLMVQRYTALAYDRSRIHRAEDLPQPLLWPQLQVNQTEIADMTQAFNLSDARPIIGFCPGAEFGPAKRWPHYHYAALAQSLIGRGYQIALFGSANDRSACDDILQGLTEDARQHCANLAGKTSLEQAVVLIAACHAVVSNDSGLMHVAAALHRPLVALYGPSSPDFTPPLSHQAEVIRLITGYHRVRKGDAEQGYHQSLIDIQPERVLSALDNYLISKESLISKESLIPKESLVPGENRVPGADA; encoded by the coding sequence ATGAAAATTTTGGTCATCGGCCCTTCCTGGGTCGGCGATATGATGATGTCGCACAGCCTTTATCGCACGTTGAAGGCTGAACACCCGGAAGCGGTCATTGACGTGATGGCGCCAGCCTGGTGCCGTCCGCTGCTGGCACGGATGCCGGAAGTCAATCAGGCGTTAGCCATGCCGCTAGGTCACGGCGCACTTGAGCTGGGCGAACGTCGCCGTCTTGGCGTATCGCTGCGCGATGCGGGCTATGACCGCGCTTACGTGCTGCCCAACTCCTTTAAATCCGCGCTGGTCCCTTTCTTTGCTAATATTCCGCAGCGTACAGGCTGGCGTGGCGAAATGCGTTACGGGCTGCTGAACGACGTACGCGTGCTGGATAAAACCGCATTTCCGCTGATGGTGCAGCGCTATACCGCGTTAGCCTACGATCGTAGCCGCATCCACCGTGCTGAGGATCTGCCGCAGCCGTTACTGTGGCCGCAGTTACAGGTCAATCAGACCGAAATTGCGGACATGACGCAAGCGTTTAACCTCAGCGATGCGCGCCCCATCATCGGTTTTTGCCCCGGTGCCGAATTCGGCCCTGCTAAACGCTGGCCGCATTATCACTATGCGGCGCTGGCACAATCACTGATTGGACGCGGCTACCAAATAGCGCTGTTCGGCTCGGCCAATGACCGTTCGGCCTGCGACGATATCCTTCAAGGATTGACGGAAGACGCGCGGCAGCATTGCGCTAATCTGGCAGGGAAAACCTCGCTGGAACAAGCGGTGGTGCTCATTGCCGCCTGTCACGCCGTCGTCAGCAACGACTCTGGGCTCATGCACGTTGCTGCGGCACTTCATCGTCCGCTGGTCGCACTTTACGGTCCGAGCAGCCCTGACTTTACCCCGCCGCTGTCCCATCAGGCGGAAGTGATTCGCCTGATTACCGGCTATCACCGGGTGCGCAAAGGGGATGCAGAACAGGGTTATCACCAGAGTTTGATCGACATTCAACCCGAACGCGTGCTCAGCGCACTGGATAACTATCTCATTTCAAAAGAAAGTCTCATTTCAAAAGAAAGTCTCATTCCAAAAGAAAGTCTCGTTCCAGGAGAAAACCGGGTGCCGGGAGCAGATGCATGA
- the rfaD gene encoding ADP-glyceromanno-heptose 6-epimerase — translation MIIVTGGAGFIGSNIVKSLNDIGYRDILVVDNLKDGTKFANLVDLDIADYVDKEDFVASIVAGDDLGDIDAVFHEGACSSTTEWDGKYMMDNNYQYSKDVLHYCLDRNIPFLYASSAATYGGRNDNFIEARQYEQPLNVYGYSKFLFDQYVREILPEAESQICGFRYFNVYGPREGHKGSMASVAFHLNNQINQGENPKLFSGSENFQRDFIYVGDVAAVNLWFWQNGVSGIFNCGTGRAESFQAVADATLAFHQKGSVEYIEFPEKLKGRYQAYTQADLTNLRAAGYDKPFKTVAEGVAEYMAWLNRTV, via the coding sequence ATGATTATCGTTACTGGCGGTGCCGGTTTTATCGGCAGCAATATCGTAAAATCTCTGAATGACATCGGCTATCGGGACATTCTGGTTGTCGATAACCTGAAAGACGGCACCAAGTTCGCCAATCTGGTCGATCTGGACATCGCAGATTACGTGGATAAAGAAGATTTCGTCGCCAGCATCGTTGCAGGCGACGATCTGGGCGATATCGATGCCGTATTCCATGAAGGTGCCTGCTCTTCCACCACCGAGTGGGATGGCAAATACATGATGGATAACAACTATCAGTATTCTAAAGACGTGCTGCACTATTGCCTCGATCGCAACATTCCGTTCCTGTATGCCTCGTCTGCCGCCACCTACGGCGGTCGTAACGATAACTTTATCGAAGCGCGCCAATACGAACAGCCGCTGAACGTCTATGGCTACTCCAAATTCCTGTTCGACCAGTACGTGCGTGAAATTCTTCCAGAAGCTGAATCACAGATCTGCGGCTTCCGCTATTTCAACGTCTACGGACCACGCGAAGGCCACAAAGGCAGCATGGCGAGTGTCGCGTTCCATCTGAACAACCAGATTAATCAGGGTGAAAATCCGAAGCTGTTCTCCGGTAGCGAGAACTTCCAACGTGACTTCATCTACGTCGGTGATGTCGCCGCCGTCAACCTGTGGTTCTGGCAAAACGGTGTTTCCGGCATCTTCAACTGCGGTACCGGTCGCGCCGAATCCTTCCAGGCTGTTGCCGATGCCACCCTCGCCTTCCATCAGAAAGGCAGTGTGGAATACATCGAGTTTCCTGAGAAACTGAAAGGCCGCTATCAAGCTTATACACAAGCCGACCTCACCAATTTGCGAGCCGCAGGCTATGACAAGCCGTTCAAAACCGTCGCCGAAGGCGTGGCGGAATATATGGCCTGGCTGAACCGTACCGTTTAA
- a CDS encoding glycine C-acetyltransferase produces the protein MPAAFYQQLTTQIMAARTEGVFKEERIITSAQQAEIEVMDSDRLLNFCANNYLGLADSPELIAAAKAGLDSHGFGMASVRFICGTQDIHKQLERKLADFLGMDDAILYSSCFDANGGLFETLMGPEDAIISDALNHASIIDGIRLSKARRYRYANNDMSQLEAQLQLARAEGARHVMIATDGVFSMDGVIADLQGICDLADRYDALVMVDDSHAVGFVGEQGRGTHERCGVMNRVDIITGTLGKALGGASGGYTAGKHEAIDWLRQRSRPYLFSNSLAPAIVTASLRVLDLLEQGGERRERLWANARLFREKMTAAGFTLAGADHAIIPVMLGEAQLAQDFAQALQREGVYVAGFFYPVVPLGQARIRTQMSAAHTPQQIQFAVEAFVRVGKRLGVII, from the coding sequence ATGCCTGCCGCGTTTTATCAACAACTTACTACACAAATCATGGCCGCACGTACCGAAGGCGTGTTCAAGGAGGAACGCATCATCACCTCTGCGCAGCAGGCTGAAATCGAGGTGATGGACAGCGACCGCCTGCTCAATTTCTGTGCCAATAATTATCTTGGTCTGGCGGACAGCCCCGAGCTGATTGCCGCTGCAAAAGCTGGATTGGACAGCCACGGTTTTGGTATGGCTTCGGTGCGCTTCATCTGTGGAACGCAGGATATCCACAAACAGCTGGAGCGTAAGTTGGCGGATTTTCTGGGAATGGACGACGCGATTCTCTATTCCTCCTGTTTTGATGCCAACGGTGGGCTGTTTGAAACGCTGATGGGACCGGAGGATGCCATTATTTCCGATGCGCTCAATCATGCTTCGATCATCGACGGTATTCGGCTATCGAAGGCGCGACGCTATCGCTATGCCAATAACGATATGAGCCAGTTGGAAGCACAATTGCAACTGGCCAGAGCGGAAGGGGCAAGACACGTGATGATCGCCACCGACGGCGTGTTCTCGATGGATGGTGTGATTGCCGATTTGCAGGGGATTTGCGATCTGGCGGATCGTTATGATGCGTTAGTGATGGTGGATGATTCGCATGCGGTGGGATTTGTCGGTGAACAAGGGCGTGGAACGCACGAACGCTGCGGGGTGATGAATCGCGTCGACATCATCACTGGGACGTTAGGCAAGGCGTTAGGGGGCGCGTCGGGCGGCTATACGGCGGGCAAGCATGAAGCGATCGACTGGCTGCGACAACGCTCTCGACCCTATCTTTTTTCCAACTCGCTCGCACCAGCCATTGTCACCGCGTCGCTCAGGGTACTGGATCTGCTGGAACAGGGTGGAGAGCGGCGTGAACGTCTGTGGGCAAATGCCCGTCTATTCCGTGAAAAGATGACGGCCGCAGGGTTCACGCTGGCGGGGGCCGACCACGCCATTATTCCCGTTATGCTGGGTGAGGCGCAGCTGGCACAGGACTTTGCGCAGGCGCTACAGCGTGAAGGTGTTTATGTCGCCGGCTTTTTTTATCCCGTTGTCCCTCTCGGTCAGGCGCGTATTCGTACTCAAATGTCAGCCGCCCATACGCCGCAGCAAATCCAATTCGCCGTCGAGGCTTTTGTCCGCGTGGGCAAACGTCTGGGTGTGATCATCTGA
- the tdh gene encoding L-threonine 3-dehydrogenase: MKALAKLRPEEGIWMVDSPTPELGHNDIMIKIRKSAICGTDVHIYNWDEWSQKTIPVPMVVGHEYVGEIVAIGQEVNGFHIGDRVSGEGHITCGYCRNCRAGRRHLCRNAIGVGVNRPGSFAEYLVIPAYNAFRIPDNISDELAAIFDPLGNAVHTALSFDLVGEDVLIAGAGPIGMMAAAVCRHVGARNVVITDVNAYRLDLASKMGATRAVNVAQENLADVMIDLGMTEGFDIGLEMSGAPSAFRAMLKAMNHGGRIAMLGISHEPMSIDWGDVIFKGLFIKGIYGREMFETWYKMSALIQSGLDLSPIITHRFHIDEFQKGFDAMRSGQSGKVILNWDES, encoded by the coding sequence ATGAAAGCATTGGCAAAACTGCGGCCGGAAGAAGGCATCTGGATGGTGGACTCGCCCACGCCGGAGCTCGGGCATAACGACATCATGATTAAAATCCGCAAAAGCGCGATCTGCGGAACAGATGTGCATATCTATAACTGGGACGAATGGTCGCAGAAGACGATTCCCGTTCCGATGGTCGTCGGGCATGAATACGTGGGTGAAATTGTCGCTATCGGCCAGGAGGTTAACGGTTTTCATATTGGCGATCGGGTTTCTGGCGAAGGGCATATTACCTGCGGTTACTGCCGCAACTGTCGTGCCGGACGGCGTCATTTATGCCGTAATGCCATTGGCGTCGGGGTAAATCGTCCCGGTTCGTTCGCGGAGTATCTGGTAATTCCTGCCTACAACGCGTTTCGCATTCCCGACAATATTTCTGACGAACTGGCCGCCATTTTCGATCCCTTAGGTAACGCGGTGCACACCGCACTGTCCTTCGATTTAGTGGGAGAGGATGTCTTGATTGCCGGAGCAGGGCCGATAGGCATGATGGCAGCGGCGGTGTGCCGTCACGTGGGGGCAAGGAATGTCGTGATTACCGATGTGAATGCGTACCGTCTGGATCTCGCCAGTAAAATGGGGGCAACGCGCGCCGTCAATGTGGCACAGGAAAATCTGGCTGACGTGATGATAGATCTGGGCATGACCGAGGGGTTTGATATTGGGCTGGAGATGTCGGGTGCGCCATCAGCCTTTCGCGCCATGCTGAAAGCGATGAATCACGGTGGGCGTATCGCCATGCTGGGCATTTCGCACGAACCGATGTCGATTGACTGGGGGGACGTGATTTTTAAAGGACTGTTTATCAAAGGTATCTATGGACGGGAAATGTTCGAAACCTGGTACAAAATGTCGGCGCTGATTCAGTCTGGATTAGATTTGTCACCGATTATCACCCACCGCTTCCACATTGATGAGTTTCAGAAAGGGTTCGATGCCATGCGTTCGGGTCAGTCGGGCAAGGTTATTCTCAATTGGGATGAGTCATAA
- a CDS encoding divergent polysaccharide deacetylase family protein, with amino-acid sequence MSYLTKTPLLALSLLALSPLALAGKLSIVIDDFGYRPHNENQILAMPTAISVAVLPNAPYAREMATKAHQQGREVLIHLPMAPMSKQPLERDTLRPDMSSDEIQRIIRQSVNNVPYAVGLNNHMGSAMTASLPGMQKVMQALSAYPLYFLDSMTIGSSQSSQAAAGTNVKVIKRKVFLDDSQNEAEIRKQFTRAVQIARRSGSAIAIGHPHPSTIRVLQQMLPTLDADIVLVRPSQLLNEPTRQYEPQPQQPVKPRNPFRGIQQCQVKQPPEPVKNDVFFKLVSSSIRESAPVMFIKHRWQTWIEPTETETHKQP; translated from the coding sequence TTGTCTTATTTAACCAAAACACCGCTATTGGCGTTGAGTCTGCTCGCCCTGTCTCCTTTGGCGCTGGCCGGAAAACTCTCCATCGTCATCGATGACTTCGGCTATCGCCCGCACAATGAGAACCAGATTCTGGCGATGCCAACAGCGATTTCCGTCGCGGTATTACCCAACGCGCCGTACGCCCGTGAAATGGCAACCAAGGCCCACCAGCAAGGGCGAGAAGTGCTGATCCACCTACCGATGGCACCGATGAGCAAGCAGCCGCTGGAGCGCGATACGCTACGCCCAGACATGAGCAGCGACGAAATTCAGCGCATTATTCGCCAATCGGTCAATAACGTGCCTTACGCCGTGGGGTTGAACAACCATATGGGCAGCGCGATGACCGCCAGCCTGCCCGGCATGCAAAAAGTCATGCAGGCACTGAGCGCCTACCCGCTCTATTTCCTCGATAGCATGACCATTGGCAGCAGCCAATCGAGCCAGGCCGCGGCAGGAACGAACGTCAAAGTCATCAAACGCAAAGTCTTTCTGGATGATTCGCAAAACGAAGCCGAGATTCGCAAACAGTTTACCCGCGCGGTGCAAATCGCCCGCCGCAGCGGTTCCGCCATCGCTATCGGGCATCCACATCCTTCAACCATCCGCGTCTTACAGCAGATGTTGCCCACGCTGGATGCCGATATTGTCTTAGTCCGCCCCAGCCAGTTGCTTAATGAGCCGACGCGGCAGTATGAGCCTCAGCCGCAGCAGCCAGTCAAACCGCGTAATCCGTTCCGCGGTATACAGCAGTGTCAGGTCAAACAACCGCCGGAACCGGTGAAGAACGATGTGTTCTTCAAGCTGGTGAGTAGCAGCATTCGGGAAAGCGCACCGGTAATGTTTATCAAGCACCGCTGGCAGACCTGGATTGAGCCAACCGAGACCGAAACACACAAACAGCCGTAA
- the envC gene encoding murein hydrolase activator EnvC: MSKNALFVQSRVACSADRHLSALQRLLTRCVSALCVGVLLLPALSQAEDNQAQLKTLQQDIAAKEKSVQEQQKQRGALVQQLKKQEQSISQASRQLHETRNTLSTLNKELTSLSASIAKLQSQQDKQQTLLSRQLDAAFRQGQHSALQLMLSGEESQRNERILAYFGYLNEARQKSINELQQTRVELADQKRQLEQKQTQQKTLLSDQQQQQQTLEQAQSDRKKTLSTLESSLEKDQQQLTELRQNETRLRDQIARAEREAKARAEREAREAAKVRAKEEQAKRSGSSYKPTEGERSLMARTGGLGRPSGQAIWPVNGRIEHRFGEPLQGELRWKGMVITAPEGTEVKAIADGTVLMADWLQGYGLVVVVQHGKGDMSLYGYNQSALVSVGAQVKAGQSIALVGTSGGQSQPGLYFEIRRQGQAVNPQPWLGR, from the coding sequence ATGAGTAAAAACGCGTTATTTGTACAGAGTCGAGTGGCATGTAGCGCCGATCGCCATTTATCCGCATTACAAAGGCTACTCACCCGCTGCGTCAGCGCACTCTGCGTTGGCGTTTTGCTGTTGCCTGCGCTCAGCCAGGCTGAAGATAATCAGGCACAGCTTAAGACCCTGCAACAAGATATCGCCGCGAAAGAAAAAAGCGTTCAAGAACAACAAAAGCAGCGTGGTGCCTTAGTCCAGCAGTTGAAAAAGCAGGAGCAGTCCATCTCTCAGGCCAGTCGTCAACTGCATGAAACGCGCAATACGCTGTCTACGCTCAATAAAGAATTAACCAGCCTCAGCGCCTCTATCGCAAAACTGCAATCTCAGCAGGATAAGCAACAAACGCTACTTTCCCGTCAGCTTGATGCCGCCTTCCGGCAAGGTCAGCACAGCGCACTGCAATTAATGCTGAGTGGAGAAGAAAGCCAGCGCAACGAGCGCATCCTCGCCTACTTCGGCTACCTGAATGAAGCGCGGCAGAAATCTATCAATGAATTGCAGCAAACGCGCGTAGAGCTGGCTGACCAAAAACGTCAGTTGGAACAAAAACAGACGCAGCAAAAAACGCTGCTGAGCGACCAACAGCAGCAACAGCAGACGCTGGAGCAGGCACAGTCCGATCGGAAGAAAACGCTGTCGACGCTGGAAAGCTCGCTGGAAAAAGATCAGCAGCAGTTGACTGAACTGCGCCAGAATGAAACTCGGTTGCGCGATCAAATCGCCCGTGCTGAGCGAGAAGCGAAAGCCCGCGCTGAACGGGAAGCGCGTGAGGCCGCCAAGGTTCGCGCTAAAGAAGAACAGGCCAAACGCAGCGGCAGCAGCTACAAACCCACTGAAGGTGAACGTTCACTTATGGCCCGAACCGGCGGTTTAGGACGGCCTTCTGGTCAAGCCATCTGGCCGGTTAACGGCCGCATCGAGCACCGCTTCGGTGAACCGTTACAGGGCGAGTTACGCTGGAAGGGCATGGTGATTACCGCACCGGAAGGGACGGAAGTGAAGGCGATCGCCGACGGAACCGTACTAATGGCCGACTGGCTACAGGGCTACGGGTTGGTCGTTGTTGTGCAGCATGGTAAAGGCGATATGAGCCTGTACGGCTATAACCAGAGCGCCTTGGTTTCCGTTGGCGCTCAAGTCAAAGCCGGACAATCTATTGCGCTGGTCGGCACCAGCGGCGGGCAGAGCCAGCCTGGACTGTATTTTGAAATCCGTCGCCAGGGTCAGGCGGTCAATCCACAACCTTGGCTGGGAAGATAG